One window of the Spirochaetia bacterium 38H-sp genome contains the following:
- a CDS encoding chorismate mutase: MSHDDFNLDIIAARLSALEESIIVRLLERAQFCHNPVVYLPGHSGFSGGEHQSLFEIRLRYQEEMDAVFGRFCVPEERPFYRDLPAPRRIVSVDVSCLGLDDFERINLMPRIVESYLALLPEICPKGDDGQYGSSVEHDVMALQALGRRIHYGSIMVAESKFRMNREGYTALIKAEDRDGLLSLLSRPEVEETILARVREKTSTIQSGVDRRIRRVVEPDVIVSFYRDTIIPLTKEGEVLYLLNRRIEN; this comes from the coding sequence ATGAGTCATGATGATTTTAATCTGGATATAATTGCAGCAAGGCTCTCCGCTCTGGAAGAAAGTATTATAGTAAGACTTCTTGAGAGAGCACAGTTTTGTCATAATCCAGTTGTATATCTTCCTGGGCACAGCGGCTTTTCCGGTGGAGAGCATCAGTCGCTTTTTGAGATACGGTTGAGATATCAGGAGGAGATGGATGCTGTTTTTGGTCGTTTTTGTGTACCGGAAGAGAGGCCTTTTTACAGGGATTTGCCTGCCCCAAGGAGAATTGTAAGCGTGGATGTGTCCTGTCTGGGACTGGATGATTTTGAGCGTATCAATCTTATGCCGCGTATTGTTGAGTCTTATCTTGCTCTTTTGCCTGAAATATGTCCCAAAGGAGACGATGGACAGTATGGTTCCAGTGTGGAGCATGATGTTATGGCTCTCCAGGCACTGGGTAGACGGATACATTATGGTTCTATCATGGTTGCAGAGTCTAAGTTTCGGATGAACAGGGAAGGTTATACTGCTCTTATAAAGGCAGAGGATAGGGATGGACTTCTTTCTCTTTTGTCCAGGCCAGAGGTGGAGGAGACTATACTTGCGAGGGTAAGGGAAAAGACTTCTACTATACAGTCCGGCGTGGACAGGCGCATAAGGCGTGTTGTTGAGCCGGATGTTATCGTGTCTTTTTACAGGGATACTATTATTCCTCTTACAAAAGAGGGGGAGGTTCTTTATCTTCTCAATCGCAGGATTGAGAATTAG